One window of Pseudochaenichthys georgianus chromosome 18, fPseGeo1.2, whole genome shotgun sequence genomic DNA carries:
- the neurl4 gene encoding neuralized-like protein 4 isoform X1 produces MAAELHPRSGKLIGLSNSNRTARRNQPVQEFNHGLVLSKEPLKDRDVFTVRIDKKVNSWSGSIEIGVTALDPGALDFPSSATGLKGGSWIVSGCSVLRDGRSVLEEYGKDLDQLSEGDRVGIQRSARGELHLWVNGQDCGAAASGLPPKLWAVVDLYGKCTQVTVVSCEPPPPSTEKETIERDEEVDEVDEDEEEDEEEEEEVVVCGGREDAGITALMNVAAMNGMMNGDEVPELSCSHNRPDKFPNNLEPDTVLTEHQLFDVFNNAIVSFYRSEDEGGGEDGGGGPGGGSGAGGNSGSESSSRNDRGSSSGGGAVNSDSGTPGGGGGDSGNTNNTPSGNGGVGLAAVAGVMTTNDALLFHEKCGTLIKLSNNNKTAERRRPLDEFNNGVVMTNRPLRHNEMFEIRIDKLVDKWSGSIEIGVTTHNPNNLDYPATMTNLRSGTIMMSGCGILTNGKGTRREYCEFSLDELQEGDHIGLMRKASGALHFYINGIDQGVAAAQTPAVVYGVVDLYGMAVKVTIVHNHNHSDRLRRNNAIMRALSPDVGRRGPALSITPDSEGADRLLFHHNCGQKAAIISEGRTALRPHATDDFNHGVVLSSRPLRSNEVFQVRIDKMVDKWAGSIEIGVTTHNPAYLQLPSTMTNLRSGTWMMTGNGVMHNGTTILDEYGHNLDRLKAGDTVGVVRKEDGSLHFFVNGVAQGPAAWNVPPSVYAVVDLYGQAAQATIMDDMAIMDDMGDLLPLTEDSSECPTAMSPGSPCSVGGAITTNDLRFHHLHGTNAVITNGGRTALRQNCRSEFNDAIVISNRCLRDGELFEIIIQKMVDRWSGSIEADFLLPPLCPGVTAIRPDELEFPNTMTDIDYDTWMLSGTAVMQDGNTMRNNYGCDLDSLTTGSRIGMMRSASGDLHYYINGVDQGVACTGLPPEVYAVIDLYGQCVQVSITSSSGPLDNSLCTSNITEKSFPIHSPVAGVAHRLHNKHGKNVVLLGDGCQGVRVGGYAHGIVFSAKELKADELFEVRIDEVDEQWCGSLHIGLTTLAPPELPSCPLSGLSPSLPQLRTKVTWLLCGSEVRRNGVLQRQNYGCSLDRLTVGNRVGVKRCSDDTMHIFIDGEDMGPAATAVAKNVYGVLDLYGRITAVSIVSSSLMEDIESVKAPSLSSESCSEAEEESTPVREVETEPCALVPTAVAFLENHGKNIQLSNQNLTAARVSSYNQGLLVAAQPLARQQLFQFQIDRLNPSWTSSLSLGVIGHSPDRLNFPSTACCLKRSAWLLQRDSVFHNSLKICENYGPNLDTCPEGTVLGLLVDTNSCLHLYVNGMDQGVAAQDIPSPCYTFIDLYGQCEQVTIVTNNMPAVGGESGETRCQGDMEKADMVDGIKESVCWTPPPEVNPNKTCEYQALCARFKDLLTLPDGYFNEDAKYNLCYCESCHKLRGDEAYYKRGEPPRDYALPFGWCRFALRIKTHCEVSNALKKWHIAYHGTSVGALRRTLDHSQLLPGTSSIFSVAPVKAEGPNGYTEPEENCAPGREVPRVRLSPTMRYSGMEMFAPKVQFRDPRSDRAHQAQVGFQVCVRPGSYKMGPQTLGNSEALDPRFSNSEIEWITKEQGGTLLYGLLIRVE; encoded by the exons ATGGCGGCGGAGCTGCATCCGCGGAGCGGAAAGCTAATCGGCCTGTCCAACTCGAACCGAACCGCCCGGCGCAACCAGCCAGTCCAGGAGTTCAACCATGGGCTGGTGCTTAGTAAGGAGCCGCTGAAGGACCGGGATGTCTTCACCGTCCGCATTGAcaagaag GTGAACTCGTGGAGCGGTTCCATTGAGATTGGTGTGACGGCGCTTGACCCTGGTGCTCTGGACTTCCCCAGCAGCGCCACAGGCCTGAAGGGCGGCTCCTGGATCGTGTCGGGCTGCTCGGTGCTGCGGGACGGCCGATCGGTCCTAGAGGAGTACGGCAAGGACCTCGACCAGCTCTCAGAGGGCGACCGCGTGGGCATCCAGCGCAGCGCCCGCGGGGAGCTCCACCTCTGGGTGAACGGGCAGGACTGCGGAGCGGCCGCCAGCGGCTTGCCGCCCAAGCTGTGGGCGGTGGTGGACCTGTACGGGAAATGCACTCAAGTGACGGTGGTGAGCTGTGAGCCACCGCCACCCTCTACAGAGAAAGAGACAATAGAGCGGGACGAGGAGGTGGATGAGGTggatgaggatgaggaggaggatgaggaggaggaggaagaggtggtgGTGTGTGGGGGACGGGAGGATGCGGGCATCACGGCACTGATGAATGTGGCAGCAATGAATGGAATGATGAATGGAGATGAAG TGCCTGAGCTCAGCTGCAGTCACAACAGACCAGACAAGTTCCCCAACAACCTGGAGCCTGACACAG TTCTAACGGAGCACCAGCTCTTTGACGTGTTCAACAACGCAATAGTGTCTTTTTATCGCTCTGAGGATGAGGGTGGAGGGGAAGAtggtggaggaggaccaggaggCGGCAGCGGTGCAGGAGGGAATTCAGGATCTGAATCCTCTTCCAGAAACGACAGGGGGAGCAGCAGTGGAGGGGGGGCAGTTAACAGCGACAGTGGGACACCAGGAGGAGGTGGTGGAGACAGTGGAAATACTAACAACACTCCGTCTGGTAACGGAGGGGTGGGGCTGGCGGCCGTGGCGGGTGTGATGACCACCAACGACGCGCTGCTCTTCCACGAGAAATGCGGCACACTGATCAAACtgagcaacaacaacaagacggCGGAGCGGAGGAGACCGCTCGACGAGTTCAACAACGGCGTGGTGATGACCAACCGGCCGCTCCGACACAACGAGATGTTTGAG ATCCGCATTGATAAGCTGGTGGACAAGTGGTCAGGCTCAATAGAGATTGGTGTGACCACACACAACCCCAACAACCTCGACTATCCTGCAACTATGACCAATCTGCGATCAG GTACAATCATGATGAGTGGCTGCGGGATCCTGACCAATGGGAAAGGCACCCGCAGGGAGTACTGTGAATTCAGCCTCGATGAGCTCCAG GAGGGAGATCACATCGGGCTGATGCGCAAAGCCAGCGGAGCGCTCCATTTCTACATCAATGGCATCGACCAAG GTGTCGCTGCAGCCCAGACCCCCGCCGTTGTCTACGGTGTGGTCGACCTCTACGGCATGGCTGTCAAAGTCACCATAGTCCACAACCACAACCACAGCGACCGCCTCCGACGCAACAACGCCATCATGAGGGCTCTATCGCCCGACGTGGGCCGACGTGGGCCAGCCCTCTCCATCACCCCGGACTCTGAGGGGGCAGACCGCCTGCTCTTCCACCACAACTGTGGCCAGAAGGCCGCCATTATCAGTGAGGGCAGGACGGCGCTGCGGCCACA TGCGACTGACGACTTTAATCACGGCGTGGTGCTGAGCAGCCGGCCGCTGCGCTCCAACGAGGTGTTCCAGGTCCGCATAGACAAGATGGTGGACAAGTGGGCGGGTTCCATCGAAATCGGTGTCACGACGCACAACCCTGCGTACCTGCAGCTGCCCTCCACCATGACCAACCTTCGCTCAG GGACGTGGATGATGACGGGTAATGGTGTAATGCACAACGGGACAACAATCCTGGACGAGTACGGACACAACCTGGACCGCCTCAAG GCAGGTGACACAGTAGGGGTCGTGCGGAAAGAAGACGGCAGCCTCCACTTCTTCGTAAACGGCGTTGCTCAGGGCCCCGCAGCCTGGAATGTCCCTCCCAGTGTGTACGCTGTAGTGGACCTCTATGGCCAGGCTGCTCAGGCCACCATCATGGACGACATGGCCATCATGGACGACATGG GGGACCTCTTGCCTCTCACAGAGGACAGCTCCGAGTGTCCCACGGCGATGTCCCCTGGGAGCCCCTGCTCGGTGGGAGGAGCCATCACAACCAACGACCTGCGATTCCACCATCTGCACGGCACGAATGCTGTCATCACCAACGGCGGGCGCACCGCCCTGCGTCAGAACTGCCGCAGCGAATTCAACGACGCTATTGTCATTTCCAACAG GTGCCTTCGAGATGGAGAGCTGTTTGAAATCATTATTCAGAAGATGGTGGACCGCTGGTCGGGTTCAATCGAAGCAG attttctcctccctcctctgtgtCCAGGAGTGACAGCCATCAGGCCCGATGAGCTCGAGTTTCCCAACACTATGACCGATATTGACTATGACACTTGGATGCTCAG TGGAACTGCCGTCATGCAGGATGGCAACACAATGCGCAACAACTACGGTTGTGACCTGGACTCCCTGACCACAGGCTCACGGATTGGCATGATGCGCTCAGCCAGTGGTGACCTCCATTACTACATCAACGGTGTGGATCAGGGTGTCGCCTGCACCGGTTTGCCACCAG AGGTGTATGCTGTGATCGACCTGTATGGTCAGTGTGTTCAGGTTTCCATCACCAGCTCCTCAGGCCCGCTGGACAACAGCCTCTGCACCAGCAACATCACAGAGAAGAGCTTCCCCATCCACTCTCCAG TAGCAGGTGTTGCCCATCGACTCCACAATAAACATGGTAAGAATGTGGTGTTGCTCGGCGACGGCTGCCAAGGCGTCAGAGTCGGAGGTTACGCTCACGGCATCGTGTTCAGTGCCAAGGAGCTCAAAGCAGACGAGCTGTTTGAG GTGAGGATTGATGAGGTGGATGAGCAGTGGTGCGGTTCGCTGCATATCGGTCTGACCACTCTGGCACCTCCGGAGCTGCCGTCCTGCCCGCTGTCAGgtctctccccctccctcccgcagCTCCGCACCAAGGTCACCTGGCTGCTCTGCGGCTCTGAGGTCCGTCGCAACGGCGTGCTGCAGCGGCAGAACTACGGCTGCTCACTGGACCGGCTGACG GTGGGGAACCGCGTGGGTGTGAAGAGGTGTAGTGACGACACCATGCACATCTTCATAGATGGAGAGGACATGGGACCTGCAGCCACTGCAGTAGccaag AATGTATACGGCGTGTTAGACCTGTATGGGCGGATAACGGCGGTGTCCATTGTGAGCTCTTCGTTGATGGAGGACATAGAGAGCGTGAAGGCGCCGTCGCTCTCCTCAGAGAGCTGCAGCGAGGCAGAGGAGGAGAGCACCCCCGTCAGAGAG GTTGAGACCGAGCCGTGTGCACTGGTGCCCACCGCCGTGGCCTTCCTGGAAAACCACGGCAAAAACATCCAGCTGTCCAACCAGAACCTGACAGCAGCCAGAGTGTCCAGCTACAACCAGGGCCTGCTGGTGGCCGCCCAGCCGCTGGCCCGCCAGCAGCTGTTCCAG TTTCAAATCGACCGCCTGAACCCGTCGTGGACATCGTCGCTCTCGTTAGGGGTCATAGGTCACTCCCCCGACCGGCTCAACTTCCCCTCCACAGCCTGCTGTCTGAAGCGCTCCGCCTGGCTGCTGCAGAGGGACTCCGTCTTCCACAACTCCCTAAAG ATATGTGAGAACTATGGTCCTAATCTGGACACCTGTCCAGAGGGGACGGTGTTGGGTCTGCTGGTGGACACCAACAGCTGTCTCCACCTCTACGTCAACGGCATGGACCAGGGTGTGGCGGCGCAGGACATTCCTTCGCCCTGCTACACCTTCATCGACCTGTATGGCCAGTGTGAACAG GTTACCATAGTAACAAACAACATGCCAGCTGTGGGTGGAGAGAGTGGAGAAACCCGTTGTCAAGGCGACATGGAGAAGGCGGACATGGTTGACG GAATCAAAGAGAGTGTGTGCTGGACGCCCCCTCCAGAGGTCAACCCCAACAAGACGTGCGAGTACCAGGCGCTGTGCGCACGCTTCAAGGACCTGCTCACTTTACCAG ATGGCTATTTTAATGAAGACGCAAAGTACAACCTGTGCTACTGTGAGTCCTGCCACAAGCTCCGGGGCGATGAGGCTTATTACAAGAGAGGAGAGCCCCCCCGGGACTACGCCCTGCCCTTTGGGTGGTGCCGCTTCGCCCTCAG GATCAAGACCCACTGTGAGGTTTCTAATGCACTGAAGAAGTGGCACATCGCGTACCACGGCACCAGTGTAGGAGCCCTGCGGCGCACACTGGACCACAGCCAGCTGCTGCCTG GGACGTCGTCGATCTTCTCGGTTGCCCCGGTGAAGGCGGAGGGGCCTAATGGCTACACTGAGCCGGAGGAGAACTGCGCCCCCGGCAGGGAGGTCCCCAGGGTGCGGCTCTCCCCCACCATGCGCTACTCCGGCATGGAGATGTTTGCCCCCAAAGTGCA ATTTCGGGACCCCCGCTCTGACCGTGCCCACCAGGCTCAGGTGGGCttccaggtgtgtgtgcgtCCGGGCTCCTACAAGATGGGGCCGCAGACACTGGGTAACAGCGAGGCCCTGGACCCCCGCTTCAGCAACTCAGAGATCGAGTGGATCACCAAGGAGCAGGGCGGCACGCTCCTCTACGGACTGCTCATCCGGGTGGAGTGA
- the neurl4 gene encoding neuralized-like protein 4 isoform X2: protein MAAELHPRSGKLIGLSNSNRTARRNQPVQEFNHGLVLSKEPLKDRDVFTVRIDKKVNSWSGSIEIGVTALDPGALDFPSSATGLKGGSWIVSGCSVLRDGRSVLEEYGKDLDQLSEGDRVGIQRSARGELHLWVNGQDCGAAASGLPPKLWAVVDLYGKCTQVTVVSCEPPPPSTEKETIERDEEVDEVDEDEEEDEEEEEEVVVCGGREDAGITALMNVAAMNGMMNGDEVPELSCSHNRPDKFPNNLEPDTVLTEHQLFDVFNNAIVSFYRSEDEGGGEDGGGGPGGGSGAGGNSGSESSSRNDRGSSSGGGAVNSDSGTPGGGGGDSGNTNNTPSGNGGVGLAAVAGVMTTNDALLFHEKCGTLIKLSNNNKTAERRRPLDEFNNGVVMTNRPLRHNEMFEIRIDKLVDKWSGSIEIGVTTHNPNNLDYPATMTNLRSGTIMMSGCGILTNGKGTRREYCEFSLDELQEGDHIGLMRKASGALHFYINGIDQGVAAAQTPAVVYGVVDLYGMAVKVTIVHNHNHSDRLRRNNAIMRALSPDVGRRGPALSITPDSEGADRLLFHHNCGQKAAIISEGRTALRPHATDDFNHGVVLSSRPLRSNEVFQVRIDKMVDKWAGSIEIGVTTHNPAYLQLPSTMTNLRSGTWMMTGNGVMHNGTTILDEYGHNLDRLKAGDTVGVVRKEDGSLHFFVNGVAQGPAAWNVPPSVYAVVDLYGQAAQATIMDDMAIMDDMGDLLPLTEDSSECPTAMSPGSPCSVGGAITTNDLRFHHLHGTNAVITNGGRTALRQNCRSEFNDAIVISNRCLRDGELFEIIIQKMVDRWSGSIEADFLLPPLCPGVTAIRPDELEFPNTMTDIDYDTWMLSGTAVMQDGNTMRNNYGCDLDSLTTGSRIGMMRSASGDLHYYINGVDQGVACTGLPPEVYAVIDLYGQCVQVSITSSSGPLDNSLCTSNITEKSFPIHSPAGVAHRLHNKHGKNVVLLGDGCQGVRVGGYAHGIVFSAKELKADELFEVRIDEVDEQWCGSLHIGLTTLAPPELPSCPLSGLSPSLPQLRTKVTWLLCGSEVRRNGVLQRQNYGCSLDRLTVGNRVGVKRCSDDTMHIFIDGEDMGPAATAVAKNVYGVLDLYGRITAVSIVSSSLMEDIESVKAPSLSSESCSEAEEESTPVREVETEPCALVPTAVAFLENHGKNIQLSNQNLTAARVSSYNQGLLVAAQPLARQQLFQFQIDRLNPSWTSSLSLGVIGHSPDRLNFPSTACCLKRSAWLLQRDSVFHNSLKICENYGPNLDTCPEGTVLGLLVDTNSCLHLYVNGMDQGVAAQDIPSPCYTFIDLYGQCEQVTIVTNNMPAVGGESGETRCQGDMEKADMVDGIKESVCWTPPPEVNPNKTCEYQALCARFKDLLTLPDGYFNEDAKYNLCYCESCHKLRGDEAYYKRGEPPRDYALPFGWCRFALRIKTHCEVSNALKKWHIAYHGTSVGALRRTLDHSQLLPGTSSIFSVAPVKAEGPNGYTEPEENCAPGREVPRVRLSPTMRYSGMEMFAPKVQFRDPRSDRAHQAQVGFQVCVRPGSYKMGPQTLGNSEALDPRFSNSEIEWITKEQGGTLLYGLLIRVE from the exons ATGGCGGCGGAGCTGCATCCGCGGAGCGGAAAGCTAATCGGCCTGTCCAACTCGAACCGAACCGCCCGGCGCAACCAGCCAGTCCAGGAGTTCAACCATGGGCTGGTGCTTAGTAAGGAGCCGCTGAAGGACCGGGATGTCTTCACCGTCCGCATTGAcaagaag GTGAACTCGTGGAGCGGTTCCATTGAGATTGGTGTGACGGCGCTTGACCCTGGTGCTCTGGACTTCCCCAGCAGCGCCACAGGCCTGAAGGGCGGCTCCTGGATCGTGTCGGGCTGCTCGGTGCTGCGGGACGGCCGATCGGTCCTAGAGGAGTACGGCAAGGACCTCGACCAGCTCTCAGAGGGCGACCGCGTGGGCATCCAGCGCAGCGCCCGCGGGGAGCTCCACCTCTGGGTGAACGGGCAGGACTGCGGAGCGGCCGCCAGCGGCTTGCCGCCCAAGCTGTGGGCGGTGGTGGACCTGTACGGGAAATGCACTCAAGTGACGGTGGTGAGCTGTGAGCCACCGCCACCCTCTACAGAGAAAGAGACAATAGAGCGGGACGAGGAGGTGGATGAGGTggatgaggatgaggaggaggatgaggaggaggaggaagaggtggtgGTGTGTGGGGGACGGGAGGATGCGGGCATCACGGCACTGATGAATGTGGCAGCAATGAATGGAATGATGAATGGAGATGAAG TGCCTGAGCTCAGCTGCAGTCACAACAGACCAGACAAGTTCCCCAACAACCTGGAGCCTGACACAG TTCTAACGGAGCACCAGCTCTTTGACGTGTTCAACAACGCAATAGTGTCTTTTTATCGCTCTGAGGATGAGGGTGGAGGGGAAGAtggtggaggaggaccaggaggCGGCAGCGGTGCAGGAGGGAATTCAGGATCTGAATCCTCTTCCAGAAACGACAGGGGGAGCAGCAGTGGAGGGGGGGCAGTTAACAGCGACAGTGGGACACCAGGAGGAGGTGGTGGAGACAGTGGAAATACTAACAACACTCCGTCTGGTAACGGAGGGGTGGGGCTGGCGGCCGTGGCGGGTGTGATGACCACCAACGACGCGCTGCTCTTCCACGAGAAATGCGGCACACTGATCAAACtgagcaacaacaacaagacggCGGAGCGGAGGAGACCGCTCGACGAGTTCAACAACGGCGTGGTGATGACCAACCGGCCGCTCCGACACAACGAGATGTTTGAG ATCCGCATTGATAAGCTGGTGGACAAGTGGTCAGGCTCAATAGAGATTGGTGTGACCACACACAACCCCAACAACCTCGACTATCCTGCAACTATGACCAATCTGCGATCAG GTACAATCATGATGAGTGGCTGCGGGATCCTGACCAATGGGAAAGGCACCCGCAGGGAGTACTGTGAATTCAGCCTCGATGAGCTCCAG GAGGGAGATCACATCGGGCTGATGCGCAAAGCCAGCGGAGCGCTCCATTTCTACATCAATGGCATCGACCAAG GTGTCGCTGCAGCCCAGACCCCCGCCGTTGTCTACGGTGTGGTCGACCTCTACGGCATGGCTGTCAAAGTCACCATAGTCCACAACCACAACCACAGCGACCGCCTCCGACGCAACAACGCCATCATGAGGGCTCTATCGCCCGACGTGGGCCGACGTGGGCCAGCCCTCTCCATCACCCCGGACTCTGAGGGGGCAGACCGCCTGCTCTTCCACCACAACTGTGGCCAGAAGGCCGCCATTATCAGTGAGGGCAGGACGGCGCTGCGGCCACA TGCGACTGACGACTTTAATCACGGCGTGGTGCTGAGCAGCCGGCCGCTGCGCTCCAACGAGGTGTTCCAGGTCCGCATAGACAAGATGGTGGACAAGTGGGCGGGTTCCATCGAAATCGGTGTCACGACGCACAACCCTGCGTACCTGCAGCTGCCCTCCACCATGACCAACCTTCGCTCAG GGACGTGGATGATGACGGGTAATGGTGTAATGCACAACGGGACAACAATCCTGGACGAGTACGGACACAACCTGGACCGCCTCAAG GCAGGTGACACAGTAGGGGTCGTGCGGAAAGAAGACGGCAGCCTCCACTTCTTCGTAAACGGCGTTGCTCAGGGCCCCGCAGCCTGGAATGTCCCTCCCAGTGTGTACGCTGTAGTGGACCTCTATGGCCAGGCTGCTCAGGCCACCATCATGGACGACATGGCCATCATGGACGACATGG GGGACCTCTTGCCTCTCACAGAGGACAGCTCCGAGTGTCCCACGGCGATGTCCCCTGGGAGCCCCTGCTCGGTGGGAGGAGCCATCACAACCAACGACCTGCGATTCCACCATCTGCACGGCACGAATGCTGTCATCACCAACGGCGGGCGCACCGCCCTGCGTCAGAACTGCCGCAGCGAATTCAACGACGCTATTGTCATTTCCAACAG GTGCCTTCGAGATGGAGAGCTGTTTGAAATCATTATTCAGAAGATGGTGGACCGCTGGTCGGGTTCAATCGAAGCAG attttctcctccctcctctgtgtCCAGGAGTGACAGCCATCAGGCCCGATGAGCTCGAGTTTCCCAACACTATGACCGATATTGACTATGACACTTGGATGCTCAG TGGAACTGCCGTCATGCAGGATGGCAACACAATGCGCAACAACTACGGTTGTGACCTGGACTCCCTGACCACAGGCTCACGGATTGGCATGATGCGCTCAGCCAGTGGTGACCTCCATTACTACATCAACGGTGTGGATCAGGGTGTCGCCTGCACCGGTTTGCCACCAG AGGTGTATGCTGTGATCGACCTGTATGGTCAGTGTGTTCAGGTTTCCATCACCAGCTCCTCAGGCCCGCTGGACAACAGCCTCTGCACCAGCAACATCACAGAGAAGAGCTTCCCCATCCACTCTCCAG CAGGTGTTGCCCATCGACTCCACAATAAACATGGTAAGAATGTGGTGTTGCTCGGCGACGGCTGCCAAGGCGTCAGAGTCGGAGGTTACGCTCACGGCATCGTGTTCAGTGCCAAGGAGCTCAAAGCAGACGAGCTGTTTGAG GTGAGGATTGATGAGGTGGATGAGCAGTGGTGCGGTTCGCTGCATATCGGTCTGACCACTCTGGCACCTCCGGAGCTGCCGTCCTGCCCGCTGTCAGgtctctccccctccctcccgcagCTCCGCACCAAGGTCACCTGGCTGCTCTGCGGCTCTGAGGTCCGTCGCAACGGCGTGCTGCAGCGGCAGAACTACGGCTGCTCACTGGACCGGCTGACG GTGGGGAACCGCGTGGGTGTGAAGAGGTGTAGTGACGACACCATGCACATCTTCATAGATGGAGAGGACATGGGACCTGCAGCCACTGCAGTAGccaag AATGTATACGGCGTGTTAGACCTGTATGGGCGGATAACGGCGGTGTCCATTGTGAGCTCTTCGTTGATGGAGGACATAGAGAGCGTGAAGGCGCCGTCGCTCTCCTCAGAGAGCTGCAGCGAGGCAGAGGAGGAGAGCACCCCCGTCAGAGAG GTTGAGACCGAGCCGTGTGCACTGGTGCCCACCGCCGTGGCCTTCCTGGAAAACCACGGCAAAAACATCCAGCTGTCCAACCAGAACCTGACAGCAGCCAGAGTGTCCAGCTACAACCAGGGCCTGCTGGTGGCCGCCCAGCCGCTGGCCCGCCAGCAGCTGTTCCAG TTTCAAATCGACCGCCTGAACCCGTCGTGGACATCGTCGCTCTCGTTAGGGGTCATAGGTCACTCCCCCGACCGGCTCAACTTCCCCTCCACAGCCTGCTGTCTGAAGCGCTCCGCCTGGCTGCTGCAGAGGGACTCCGTCTTCCACAACTCCCTAAAG ATATGTGAGAACTATGGTCCTAATCTGGACACCTGTCCAGAGGGGACGGTGTTGGGTCTGCTGGTGGACACCAACAGCTGTCTCCACCTCTACGTCAACGGCATGGACCAGGGTGTGGCGGCGCAGGACATTCCTTCGCCCTGCTACACCTTCATCGACCTGTATGGCCAGTGTGAACAG GTTACCATAGTAACAAACAACATGCCAGCTGTGGGTGGAGAGAGTGGAGAAACCCGTTGTCAAGGCGACATGGAGAAGGCGGACATGGTTGACG GAATCAAAGAGAGTGTGTGCTGGACGCCCCCTCCAGAGGTCAACCCCAACAAGACGTGCGAGTACCAGGCGCTGTGCGCACGCTTCAAGGACCTGCTCACTTTACCAG ATGGCTATTTTAATGAAGACGCAAAGTACAACCTGTGCTACTGTGAGTCCTGCCACAAGCTCCGGGGCGATGAGGCTTATTACAAGAGAGGAGAGCCCCCCCGGGACTACGCCCTGCCCTTTGGGTGGTGCCGCTTCGCCCTCAG GATCAAGACCCACTGTGAGGTTTCTAATGCACTGAAGAAGTGGCACATCGCGTACCACGGCACCAGTGTAGGAGCCCTGCGGCGCACACTGGACCACAGCCAGCTGCTGCCTG GGACGTCGTCGATCTTCTCGGTTGCCCCGGTGAAGGCGGAGGGGCCTAATGGCTACACTGAGCCGGAGGAGAACTGCGCCCCCGGCAGGGAGGTCCCCAGGGTGCGGCTCTCCCCCACCATGCGCTACTCCGGCATGGAGATGTTTGCCCCCAAAGTGCA ATTTCGGGACCCCCGCTCTGACCGTGCCCACCAGGCTCAGGTGGGCttccaggtgtgtgtgcgtCCGGGCTCCTACAAGATGGGGCCGCAGACACTGGGTAACAGCGAGGCCCTGGACCCCCGCTTCAGCAACTCAGAGATCGAGTGGATCACCAAGGAGCAGGGCGGCACGCTCCTCTACGGACTGCTCATCCGGGTGGAGTGA